cgtccacatttaatactccatgcatatgtccaaacatttgatgtgacggaatttttgaaagtttgaaggaaaATAAACACAACctgaggccttgtttagatcccgAAAAATTTGAATATAATCTAAAAGTTCTGTAAGGAGTAAATTTGATGTTTTGATAAGTTGAAGGAAATGTTTCTATATCTATGCTCTGAAAATTAGTGTATATGGAGTATATTTAGTCAAATGCGTAAACCAAATATAATAGATCAACCATTGGAAGGTCAAGCAGAAAATCCAAATCTCATCTGCAGTAAACTAAGCTCGTGAATGGCAACTGTATCATATAATATCACACTTCAGCAGTTGACACTTTTGTATAGGATTAGTACTACAGGATCAATAACAGGATCATCGCAAGTCTCATCTCACATATCCAAGAAATCAGCCATGGAAGCGACCAGAGAGGCGGCGCCAATGGCGGCTTcagcttcatcttcttctccacTTCACATCGTGATGTTCCCATGGCTGGCATTCGGCCACATGATCCCCTTCCTCGAGCTCGCCAAGCGGCTGGCGAGGCGCGGCCTCGCCGTCACCTTCGTCTCCACGCCGAGGAACGCCGCGAGGCTGGGCGCGATCCCGCCGGCGCTGTCCGCCCACCTCCGCGTCGTGCCGCTCGACCTCCCGGCCGTCGACGGCCTGCCGGAGGGCGCCGAGTCGACGGCCGACGCCCCGCCGGAGAAGGTCGGGCTCCTCAAGAAGGCGTTCGATGGCTTGGCGGCACCCTTCGCCGGATTTGTTGCCGAGGCCTGCGCCGCCGGCCATGGAGAAtccacccccaccgccgccgggttCTCGAGGAAGCCTGACTGGATCATACTCGACTTCGCGCAAAACTGGGTATGGCCGATCGCCGAGGAGCACAAGGTGAGCCAAACACAACACCCCTTAAAACGTATGAATTTTATACGATTAATTTTCACATAAACTAGTTCAGTTTCTGTAAATTTATCATAGATAATTCCACCATTTCAATTTTGGACTAAAGAAACTGACTCATACTTTttttcgttttcatttttttttgtctaaagaTCCCATGTGCCATGTTCTCCATCTtcccggcggccatggtggccTTCGTCGGCCCGAGACAAGAGAACCTGGCTCACCCACGCACCAAGACGGAGCACTTCATGGTCCAGCCGCCATGGATCCCCTTCCCCTCCAACGTCGCCTACCGGCGGCGCCACGGCGCGGAATGgatcgccgccgtcttccgaCCCAACGCCTCCGGCGTGTCCGACGCCGACCGATTCTGGGAGATGGAGCACGCCTGCTGCCGCCTCATCATCCACCGTAGCTGCCCCGAGGCCGAGCCTCGGCTGTTCCCGCTCCTCACCGAGCTCTTCGCCAAGCCGTCCgtccccgccggcctcctcatgcctcctcctcctcctgctgccggcgtcgacgacgatgacgacgatgttAGCATGGACGACCAGCACATCGCCATGGCGATGCGGTGGCTCGACGAGCAGCCGGAGAGATCCGTCATCTACGTCGCGCTCGGGAGCGAGGCGCCACTGACGGTAGGCCACGTGCGCGAGCTCGCGCTCGGGCTGGAGCTCGCCGGAGTCCGTTTCCTCTGGGcgctccgcgcgccgccgtcggcgtcgagcGTAAACCGTGACAaatgcgccgccgacgccgacctcctcctcccggaCGGGTTCCGGTcgcgcgtcgcggcggcgcgtggTGGCCTGGTGTGCGCGCGATGGGTGCCGCAGCTGCGCATCCTGGCGCACCGGGCGACGGGCGGGTTCTTGACGCACTGTGGGTGGAGCTCCATCTTCGAGAGCCTGCGGTTCGCGCTCCCGCTGGTGATGCTGCCGCTCTTCGCCGACCAGGGACTAGGCGTGCAGGCGTTGCCGGCGAGGGAGATCGGCGTGGAGGTGGCGTGCAACGACGACGGATCGTTCCGTAGGGACGCCattgcggcggcggtgcggcaggtgatggtggaggagaaggggaaggcaTTGTCGCGCAAGGCCGAGGAGCTGCGCGATGTTCTTGGAGACGAGGGTCGGCAGGAGATGTACCTCGATGAGCTTGTTGGCTACTTGCAGCGTTACAAATAACTATTGCTCATCATGCTCGATCTCAAGTCTTTCACTCTATCCTGAATTTCTATGTTCTTGTGCCTAAAGACGAGAAAGGCTTTGGAgattaaaacagtttcccctCTTTCTTTTACATTTTAAAGTGCACTACAAATCGCCCTAAGTTTCTGTACATATGGGTTTGTTGTGTGTGccatagatggccataaggcccggtCGGCACGTCCccggcccatgggctgcacctcTGGCCCAGGCACGACCCACCGTGCTGGTCCGAAGGCACGGATGGCCCATCGtgtctttttttaaataaatctattttccctccctcctctttgggctgacatatatatatagtgaaaataagtctattttacgtcaCTATTTTTTGGACCCTGGTATAtaatgtctatttttactccctatCCTTTGTGTGTCGGGCTAACCTGCCGGCCCAACTTGccggttggggggggggggaaggcacggcccggtggtcgGGCCAGGCCGGCACGGGCCATCGGGTCTCGGGCCTTTTGGCTATTTATAGTGTGTGCTATGCCAATGTCATACTTGTGTTCAGGCGAACGCATGACTAAATTTGATGGAGTGCTATTCGGATAATACTGCAACCCAGGCGCCCAACGGGGGTGGAGCCGATCGGGCTCTCCCCTGCGCGCCCTTCCCCCACGCGCTTGCATGCAGGCGCCTGGTCCCACCATATTCTCTGCTTCCACCtaccattgcaacaaatcaccaacatattttggaaactctctattaaggtaatttggtttattttttttccaccaaaaTGTTTCATCTAATGCACTAACAATGTTTcattatatatagatctaatgtttcactatgtatagatctaatgttgcagtgaactgaaatactccattgcaacaaatcacccacatattttgtaaaccctctattaagggaattcgttttattttttgttccaccaaaaatatttcacctagtatacttataatgtttcactatatatggatcaaatgttgcattgAACTAAaatattctttcgctatttgctgaaacattgtttttatataaggtgaaacaacgctCGATTTAaacaattgaaacatttttgataTACTTAGTAAAACAATTCTGATATACCTGGTAGAACATCGtacaatattttaaaaaattcaataataagctaaaaaaattttcgtcggaatatatccatgtgtggtcttgttttgaagatttaattgtaacgaatttaatggtgtaaccggatcatgatttagataaataatttaagagaaaaattagtttaaagtggttttgcaTATATGGGTGGCgctgctgacgtcagcgcccgatttttggAGATTTGGATCGGGCGACCGATCCCTAGTCATCCTCTGTGCTATTCGAATCAAAAAATAGCTTGGAACTATATCTctacttatattataaaaattaag
The window above is part of the Oryza sativa Japonica Group chromosome 7, ASM3414082v1 genome. Proteins encoded here:
- the LOC9267755 gene encoding UDP-glycosyltransferase 91C1 yields the protein MEATREAAPMAASASSSSPLHIVMFPWLAFGHMIPFLELAKRLARRGLAVTFVSTPRNAARLGAIPPALSAHLRVVPLDLPAVDGLPEGAESTADAPPEKVGLLKKAFDGLAAPFAGFVAEACAAGHGESTPTAAGFSRKPDWIILDFAQNWVWPIAEEHKIPCAMFSIFPAAMVAFVGPRQENLAHPRTKTEHFMVQPPWIPFPSNVAYRRRHGAEWIAAVFRPNASGVSDADRFWEMEHACCRLIIHRSCPEAEPRLFPLLTELFAKPSVPAGLLMPPPPPAAGVDDDDDDVSMDDQHIAMAMRWLDEQPERSVIYVALGSEAPLTVGHVRELALGLELAGVRFLWALRAPPSASSVNRDKCAADADLLLPDGFRSRVAAARGGLVCARWVPQLRILAHRATGGFLTHCGWSSIFESLRFALPLVMLPLFADQGLGVQALPAREIGVEVACNDDGSFRRDAIAAAVRQVMVEEKGKALSRKAEELRDVLGDEGRQEMYLDELVGYLQRYK